A genomic region of Elaeis guineensis isolate ETL-2024a chromosome 9, EG11, whole genome shotgun sequence contains the following coding sequences:
- the LOC105051137 gene encoding tRNA (guanine-N(7)-)-methyltransferase, with the protein MSKNNNSNMRQNGQSARLPRKRFYRARAHSNPLSDSHFPIPISPADVDYSQHYPHFFPSERSDDDNGSVPPTKVRFADIGCGFGGLLVGLSPLFPDILMIGMELRDKVTEYVKERILALRATNPGKYENISVVRTNSMKYIPNYFEKGQLSKMFFLFPDPHFKEKNHRRRVISLQLLDEYAYALEVGGIIYTITDVEELGDWMRSCLEDHPMFKAVPEEELEADPVVKLLSSATEEGQKVARNGGQTFRAVYRRIMLEDG; encoded by the exons ATGTCGAAGAACAATAACAGTAACATGCGGCAGAACGGCCAATCGGCCCGCCTTCCCAGGAAACGCTTCTACAGAGCTCGAGCCCACAGCAATCCTCTCAGTGACTCTCACTTCCCCATCCCCATCAGTCCTGCCGATGTGGACTATTCACAGCACTACCCCCACTTCTTCCCCTCGGAGAGATCTGATGATGACAATGGTAGCGTGCCACCTACCAAAGTTCGATTTGCCGACATTGGTTGTGGGTTTGGTGGATTGCTtgttggcctctcccccctcttCCCAGACATTCTAATGATTGGAATGGAGCTCAGAGATAAG GTAACTGAATATGTGAAAGAGCGGATCCTGGCCTTAAGAGCCACAAATCCAGGCAAGTATGAGAATATTTCAGTTGTCCGCACCAATTCTATGAAATATATACCCAACTACTTTGAAAAGGGGCAGCTGTCGAAGATGTTCTTCCTGTTCCCGGATCCCCACTTCAAGGAGAAGAACCACCGGCGTCGGGTGATCAGCCTTCAGCTGCTTGATGAGTACGCATATGCATTGGAGGTTGGAGGTATCATATATACAATTACAGATGTGGAGGAGCTTGGAGATTGGATGAGGTCTTGCTTGGAGGATCACCCTATGTTTAAAGCTGTTCCAGAGGAAGAACTTGAAGCAGACCCAGTTGTCAAGCTGTTATCTTCTGCCACTGAAGAAGGTCAGAAGGTCGCTAGAAATGGAGGCCAGACTTTCCGGGCTGTGTACAGGCGCATCATGTTAGAAGATGGCTGA